The genomic stretch GACCACGGCTTTTTTAGAAGTGCCCATCGAATTGCGTTTTACGGCTGACCCCGAAAGCGATACCAAGACCATTAAAGCCGCCCTTGGTTTTAAAGTGGGTACCGTAATAAATGTTCATACAAAGGGAAAGACCCTGCTGGATAAGGACGGAAAGACCCTGAACAACTATACCGCAAAGGAAACAAGTAAAAGCTTCTTTAATTCAACCCGCATAGCGGCAACCGCAAGGGTGGGCTATGGTAATTTTTCGGTGGTGGCCAACTACCAGCTTAATAATATTTTCAAAGACGGAGTTGCTGCCGATGTAAAGCTCTTCCAGATCGGCCTGTGTATCAGCGGACTTTAACCGTTTCACCAAACAATATTCTTTCCCCCGCTTCAACGGGGGATTTTTATTTGCTCCTCTTTGACAATGCCTTAACTTTGCGGCTCTTCCGATGGCTATCGGAACCCCACCATGAGCGACGAAATAAAACACGAATGCGGCCTTGCCTTCATTCGTCTACGCAAACCTTTCAGTTACTATCAGCAAAAGTATGGAACCGCCTTGTACGGCCTCAATAAGCTGTACCTGCTTATGGAAAAGCAGCACAACCGGGGCCAGGACGGGGCCGGCATTGCTGCTGTTAAGCTGAATACCGAACCCGGTTATCCTTTCATGCACCGCCTGCGAAGCGCTGCACACCAACCCATTGCCGATCTTTTTTCACAGGTTGGAAAAGAGATCGACGAGGTAGAGAAGTACCAGCCTGATATTAAGAATCACCCCGGCCTTATGAAAGGCCATCTTAATTTTTTGGGCGAGGTCTTGCTTGGCCACCTCCGGTACGGCACCCAGGGTAAAAACAATGTGGAATTCTGTCACCCGTTCATAAAACGGCATACCATTCCTTCACGCAACCTGGCCCTGGCAGGAAATTTCAACCTGGTTAACACGGAAGAATTATTCGGGCTGGTAAACATTGACCCGGGGGAGTTCCAGCGTCAAAGCGACCTGGCTGCCATGATGGAAGTGCTGTATCATTTTATAGTAAAGGCCGACGAGGCCTTTCCCCAACAAATGGATGTGGTCCGGGTTTTAAAAAAAGCGGTTCCGCTGTTTGACGGGGGCTTTAATTTCAGCGGCATGATCGGCAATGGAGATGCTTTTGTGATGCGGGATGCTCACGGGATCCGCCCTTCTTATTATTATATCAACGACGACGTGATCGTTGCAGCCAGCGAAAGGGCTGCCATACGAACCGCATTTAACTTAGGAGAAAATGAAGTGCAGGAATTGATGCCGGGCTGTGCACTGGTCGTAAAAGCCGACGGGAGCTTCAGTATAGAACAGATCCTGGAACCAAAAGAAAGAAAGGCCTGTAGTTTTGAAAGGATCTATTTCAGCCGCGGAAGCGATGAAAAAATATACCGGGAACGCATTGCCCTGGGCCATAACCTGAGTGATACGGTCCTGAAAGCAATTGATCACGATCTGAAGAATACCATTT from Chitinophagaceae bacterium encodes the following:
- a CDS encoding amidophosphoribosyltransferase, with product MSDEIKHECGLAFIRLRKPFSYYQQKYGTALYGLNKLYLLMEKQHNRGQDGAGIAAVKLNTEPGYPFMHRLRSAAHQPIADLFSQVGKEIDEVEKYQPDIKNHPGLMKGHLNFLGEVLLGHLRYGTQGKNNVEFCHPFIKRHTIPSRNLALAGNFNLVNTEELFGLVNIDPGEFQRQSDLAAMMEVLYHFIVKADEAFPQQMDVVRVLKKAVPLFDGGFNFSGMIGNGDAFVMRDAHGIRPSYYYINDDVIVAASERAAIRTAFNLGENEVQELMPGCALVVKADGSFSIEQILEPKERKACSFERIYFSRGSDEKIYRERIALGHNLSDTVLKAIDHDLKNTIFSFIPNTAETAFYGLIKGAEDYLNKIKIERILSWGKDLPAGQAGFDEEKLSEMVTRRVRIEKIAIKDVKLRTFITEDSSRNEMVQHVYDITYGTVRKNTDALVVIDDSIVRGTTLKESIVRMLSRLQPKKIIIVSSAPQIRYPDCYGIDMSKLGDFIAFRAAIELLHDTGRQELLATLLNRCKELQRNNQLHTENVVQQIYKSFTLAEISDKIARLITPADVNIPVSVIYQTIESLHQACPTNLGDWYFTGNYPTPGGNRVCNKAFMNYMEGKNVRGY